From the Rhizobium brockwellii genome, one window contains:
- a CDS encoding NAD-dependent epimerase/dehydratase family protein, producing MHALVTGGAGFIGSHLCDRLVEKGYRVTAIDNLHLGRIRNIDHLLDRSDFRFHELDMLDREGMDQLIAADRPDAVFHLAANSDIAAGNANAELDLRLNQLTTTTLLAIMRKHGIDRLFFASTSAVFGEAEGNIGENHGPLRPISFYGASKLAAEAYLSVYALSFGIKTLVLRFPNVVGERSTHGAIYDFINRLKADPKRLQVLGNGMQTKPYLYVGDLVDAILLAWDKAPGAYEVFHASGIGETSVRDIAEIVVSKVAAGAAIEYGSEDRGWLGDVPRFSYDISRLVALGWSPRRKSTEAVELAVERILANGF from the coding sequence ATGCATGCCTTGGTAACAGGAGGGGCCGGATTTATCGGCAGCCATCTCTGCGATCGCCTTGTGGAAAAGGGTTATCGGGTAACCGCTATCGACAATCTTCATCTTGGCCGCATCCGGAACATAGACCATCTGCTGGACCGATCGGATTTTCGCTTCCATGAGCTGGATATGCTCGATCGGGAAGGCATGGATCAGCTCATTGCGGCGGACCGCCCCGACGCTGTTTTTCATCTCGCCGCCAATTCCGATATTGCCGCTGGCAATGCCAATGCGGAACTGGACCTCCGGCTGAACCAGCTGACGACGACGACGCTGCTGGCCATCATGCGCAAGCATGGGATCGACAGGCTTTTCTTCGCCAGTACTTCCGCCGTGTTCGGCGAAGCTGAAGGGAATATCGGCGAAAATCACGGTCCTTTGCGGCCGATCTCATTCTATGGCGCCAGCAAGCTTGCCGCCGAAGCCTATCTGTCCGTCTATGCGCTGTCATTCGGCATCAAGACACTGGTGCTGCGTTTTCCGAATGTCGTTGGGGAGCGCTCGACGCATGGAGCGATCTACGACTTCATCAACAGGTTGAAGGCTGATCCGAAGAGACTCCAGGTGCTCGGCAACGGAATGCAGACAAAGCCATATCTCTATGTCGGCGACCTGGTGGATGCGATTCTCCTCGCATGGGACAAGGCACCCGGCGCCTATGAAGTATTTCATGCCAGCGGCATCGGTGAAACGTCCGTTCGGGATATCGCCGAGATCGTGGTCTCGAAGGTCGCAGCCGGAGCCGCCATCGAATACGGCAGCGAGGACCGCGGCTGGCTGGGCGATGTGCCGCGCTTCAGCTACGACATAAGCCGGCTCGTCGCGTTGGGCTGGTCCCCACGCCGAAAATCAACCGAGGCCGTTGAACTTGCCGTCGAGCGGATCCTGGCGAATGGGTTCTGA
- a CDS encoding lysylphosphatidylglycerol synthase transmembrane domain-containing protein, translating into MTTASSPALLRIGIPVLKVAVALGLVIWIARKVDFSEGWAAIQALSAATISVSILLLLLQALLSAWRWCLLSDMIGQRLKISGAMKLFMQSLFYNQALPSPIPGDAARIFGAVKYGLTIGEATLGVVMDRILTLFGLAVVALIGLIILRAVYGHDFPIPYLTELTALGVAGSIASALVFSWRRHLFVRFFPAKLHALTDALRAVITHQRMVGVFLLTLAIHGLSVVSLEILVLGLGLPLDWGQAAAAFPPVLLIAMVPISVGGWGLREGGMIISLAVFGIGTTDAATLSVVFGLLQLVVGLAGGVFVLSRPHSGKIKAL; encoded by the coding sequence GTGACGACTGCGTCCTCCCCAGCGTTGCTTCGCATCGGCATACCGGTTCTGAAAGTGGCCGTCGCGCTTGGCCTCGTCATATGGATCGCGCGCAAGGTAGATTTTTCCGAAGGGTGGGCTGCGATTCAGGCCCTGTCGGCGGCGACCATTTCGGTCAGCATCCTTCTTCTGCTCTTGCAGGCCCTGCTTTCGGCGTGGCGGTGGTGCCTTCTATCGGACATGATAGGGCAAAGGCTGAAGATCTCAGGCGCGATGAAACTCTTCATGCAAAGCCTGTTTTACAATCAAGCTCTTCCAAGTCCCATTCCAGGCGATGCCGCTCGCATATTTGGCGCCGTCAAATATGGCCTGACGATCGGAGAAGCCACACTGGGCGTCGTCATGGACCGCATCCTTACCCTTTTCGGACTGGCGGTCGTTGCGCTGATCGGACTGATCATCCTGCGCGCTGTTTACGGGCACGACTTTCCCATCCCCTATCTGACAGAACTCACGGCGCTTGGCGTTGCGGGATCTATCGCATCAGCCCTGGTGTTCAGTTGGCGCCGCCACTTATTCGTCCGGTTCTTTCCGGCAAAGCTGCACGCGTTGACCGACGCGTTGCGGGCTGTGATCACCCACCAAAGAATGGTCGGCGTCTTTCTATTGACCCTCGCCATTCACGGGTTGAGCGTCGTTTCGCTTGAGATCCTCGTTCTCGGCCTTGGCCTCCCGCTCGATTGGGGTCAGGCCGCAGCCGCTTTCCCGCCGGTGCTCTTGATCGCGATGGTTCCCATTTCTGTTGGAGGATGGGGACTCCGGGAAGGCGGCATGATCATTTCACTTGCCGTGTTCGGCATAGGCACGACGGACGCGGCAACGCTATCGGTGGTTTTCGGCCTGCTGCAGCTTGTGGTCGGGTTAGCCGGTGGTGTATTCGTCCTTTCGCGCCCTCATTCGGGAAAGATCAAAGCGCTCTGA
- a CDS encoding ArnT family glycosyltransferase: protein MIAGWWAVSFIILWGLVIDRGIVVWLNRGCDRPFRDGIDFLFSGILPALAISGGAATVLGAVHGLGWEIVLPIVAVSMIWRRRDLVAVLCDLGSLFRKVAAEAKTGNPFPVLAVLTCIVLCYVWSILALFPSSVDDVWVFHIPLANSIIEHAGFVSPQIDHPFYGNIPLFFNLLFALVIMVSGHWTGAATMNIAIFFGFLFLLSSCASRWRACGFFLVVALILTSPFFTGNIGEPMTDLARSCFSVAAMLFLWRYFETGRPAELFHCALVLGGAVGGKYTELQMLGLVGLVLIPTLLKGRISLPLFISCLCAFLAVASYWYAKNLIILGNPIYPFLFGHPGLTDEWMIDYMLELGRAFDPANRHFVTNLASMQGWHDFLYVLYDWFLARKPNAILALGLILAGLAAAFRRIAFLAMVVAAMFVIWYAAMFNHIRWATPAYLLFFSTGFIGASLVRERMDSWLDRRIMPQIVPIAKIVSSRACLVASPVVVALLASGLWIFHWYRVGSGADMDPAEMKPFDVVLGMISVDEYLESHRKAYFMYRYIADHDLRTVFQPFHNSNTLLSTAYNDGRDGGWQLPRYVLPAPGSDIDVFIRDNHIGYFIVTPDAGSAFLAERLGEDKMVMAHSVVAHMMPRSSVILTDRFGWKLYRFDADRAP, encoded by the coding sequence ATGATCGCAGGCTGGTGGGCGGTTTCTTTTATAATCTTATGGGGCCTGGTGATCGATCGAGGGATCGTCGTTTGGCTCAATCGAGGTTGCGATCGGCCCTTTCGAGACGGCATCGACTTTTTGTTCAGCGGCATTTTGCCGGCTCTGGCGATATCAGGCGGTGCGGCTACCGTCCTTGGCGCAGTTCACGGATTAGGATGGGAAATCGTTCTTCCTATCGTGGCTGTCTCGATGATCTGGCGGCGGCGCGATCTTGTCGCCGTTCTTTGCGACCTGGGTTCACTGTTTCGAAAAGTCGCCGCTGAAGCGAAAACCGGAAACCCGTTTCCGGTGCTTGCTGTACTCACATGCATCGTCCTTTGCTATGTGTGGAGCATACTGGCCCTATTTCCATCAAGCGTCGACGACGTGTGGGTTTTCCACATCCCGCTCGCAAACAGCATCATCGAGCACGCCGGCTTTGTGTCGCCGCAGATCGACCATCCCTTCTACGGCAATATTCCACTATTCTTCAATCTGCTGTTTGCGCTCGTCATCATGGTCAGCGGTCACTGGACCGGCGCGGCGACGATGAATATCGCAATTTTTTTTGGATTTTTGTTTTTGCTTTCAAGCTGTGCCAGCCGTTGGCGAGCATGCGGGTTTTTTCTGGTGGTCGCTCTGATCCTCACCAGTCCCTTCTTCACAGGGAATATCGGCGAGCCAATGACGGATTTGGCCCGGTCGTGTTTCTCGGTAGCGGCGATGCTTTTCCTGTGGCGTTATTTCGAGACCGGCCGTCCGGCGGAGCTTTTTCATTGCGCTCTGGTGCTAGGGGGAGCGGTCGGAGGAAAGTACACGGAACTTCAAATGCTTGGCCTGGTAGGGCTGGTATTGATACCGACGCTTCTCAAGGGAAGAATATCGTTGCCGCTCTTCATCTCTTGCCTCTGCGCATTCCTCGCAGTCGCGAGCTATTGGTATGCGAAGAACCTGATCATTCTCGGCAATCCGATCTATCCCTTCTTGTTCGGTCATCCGGGCCTGACTGATGAGTGGATGATCGATTATATGCTCGAACTAGGCCGGGCCTTTGATCCCGCCAACCGACATTTCGTGACGAACCTGGCGAGCATGCAAGGCTGGCACGACTTCCTCTATGTCCTTTACGATTGGTTCCTGGCTCGCAAGCCGAATGCTATTCTTGCTCTTGGTCTGATACTGGCCGGTCTGGCAGCGGCTTTTCGGCGCATCGCATTTCTCGCGATGGTTGTCGCTGCGATGTTTGTGATATGGTATGCTGCCATGTTCAATCACATCAGGTGGGCAACCCCAGCCTATCTGCTTTTCTTTTCGACCGGTTTTATCGGCGCCTCCCTGGTTCGTGAACGGATGGACAGCTGGCTCGACCGGCGTATCATGCCGCAGATAGTTCCGATTGCGAAAATTGTCTCCTCGCGCGCCTGCTTGGTCGCCAGTCCGGTGGTCGTCGCCTTGCTGGCCAGCGGGCTCTGGATTTTCCACTGGTATCGAGTGGGCAGCGGTGCCGACATGGATCCCGCCGAGATGAAGCCGTTCGACGTCGTGCTTGGGATGATAAGTGTCGATGAATATCTGGAGAGCCATCGCAAAGCCTATTTCATGTACCGCTACATCGCGGACCACGACCTGCGAACCGTTTTCCAACCTTTCCATAACTCCAACACATTATTGTCCACGGCTTACAACGATGGCCGCGATGGCGGTTGGCAATTGCCGCGCTACGTGCTGCCTGCACCGGGTTCGGATATCGACGTTTTCATCAGGGACAATCATATAGGCTACTTCATCGTCACCCCTGACGCCGGTAGCGCGTTCCTCGCCGAACGCCTTGGAGAAGATAAAATGGTGATGGCCCACAGCGTCGTAGCGCACATGATGCCCCGCTCTTCTGTGATATTGACGGATCGTTTCGGCTGGAAGCTCTACCGTTTTGACGCGGATCGGGCACCGTGA
- a CDS encoding glycosyltransferase family 2 protein, which yields MNFPSIHDPELTLLTPDDDVTDPEVTILVPSLNEELTIGTFVDWCREGIAASGAAVEILIVDSSTDRTPEIARDRGARVLRTPKRGLGRAYIDAIPFVRGKFIIMGDADCTYDFRQIAPFIEAFRKGADFVMGSRFKGSIEDNAMPPLHRYFGTPLTTWILNRMFASRFSDIHCGMRGISVDALLRMDLRSQGWEYASEMVLKSVHMELPTTEVPIHFLKDPDGRLSHMKRRGWMEPWRAGWRNLQAMFVYGFDFFLIWPGFLLLALGLIIMLPLLAGPMSIAGVRFSSNAMLFAMALAVLGQSMLVSAAIGRVIFDYSGRVQPRFERLLPYNATIWGTVVAVLAGVLLAFPLFDSYVGNGYLLPEIGVETNWAVFGLWLITTAFQIFISGLMIRALGVMLPVKKPAPPLAG from the coding sequence ATGAATTTCCCCAGCATTCACGATCCGGAATTGACGCTCCTCACCCCCGACGATGATGTCACCGACCCTGAAGTGACCATCCTCGTCCCGTCTCTTAACGAGGAATTGACGATCGGAACCTTCGTCGACTGGTGCCGCGAGGGTATTGCAGCAAGCGGGGCAGCGGTGGAGATACTGATCGTCGACAGTTCGACCGATCGCACACCCGAAATCGCTCGCGACAGGGGCGCCCGAGTCTTGCGGACACCGAAGCGCGGTCTGGGCAGGGCTTATATCGATGCCATTCCATTCGTCCGTGGTAAGTTCATCATCATGGGCGATGCGGACTGCACCTATGATTTTCGCCAGATTGCGCCGTTTATCGAGGCCTTCCGGAAGGGCGCCGACTTCGTGATGGGCTCGCGGTTCAAGGGCTCGATCGAAGACAATGCAATGCCGCCGCTGCATCGCTATTTCGGAACGCCACTGACGACGTGGATTCTCAATCGGATGTTCGCCAGCCGCTTTTCCGACATCCATTGCGGCATGCGGGGCATCAGTGTCGATGCATTGCTGCGCATGGATCTTCGGTCGCAAGGATGGGAATATGCGTCGGAAATGGTGCTGAAGTCCGTGCACATGGAGCTTCCGACCACCGAAGTGCCGATCCACTTCCTGAAAGATCCGGATGGACGGCTCAGCCACATGAAGCGGCGGGGTTGGATGGAGCCGTGGCGCGCTGGCTGGCGTAATCTTCAGGCGATGTTTGTCTACGGGTTTGATTTCTTTCTCATCTGGCCGGGCTTCTTGCTTCTGGCTCTAGGCTTGATCATCATGCTGCCATTGCTCGCTGGACCTATGTCCATTGCCGGTGTGCGCTTCTCGTCCAATGCCATGCTTTTTGCCATGGCCTTGGCCGTCCTTGGTCAATCAATGCTGGTTTCGGCCGCGATCGGTCGGGTTATCTTCGACTATTCGGGACGCGTGCAGCCTCGTTTCGAGCGGCTTCTGCCTTATAATGCAACGATCTGGGGAACGGTCGTGGCCGTACTTGCAGGCGTTTTGTTGGCGTTTCCGCTCTTTGATTCCTATGTCGGGAATGGATACTTGCTGCCGGAGATTGGCGTCGAAACGAACTGGGCCGTCTTCGGGCTCTGGCTTATCACGACAGCGTTCCAGATCTTTATTTCAGGGCTCATGATCCGGGCGCTTGGGGTCATGCTGCCCGTCAAGAAGCCTGCGCCCCCTCTCGCGGGATAG
- a CDS encoding SIS domain-containing protein encodes MSQNDNRSSGLGVTAGDLDRYFTFLRHVLVSATATRAAGESLDYAAAVTESMQLARATHDAGRKIMFIGNGGSAAIASHMATDYSKNGGLRAMAMNDGATLTCLSNDLGYENVFSTQIGMHANEGDLLVAISSSGRSESITKAVRMAREKGCAIMTLSGFAPGNPLRDLGDLNFYVASDQYGYVEIAHLAICHAVLDFSCGLVPPTLS; translated from the coding sequence ATGTCACAGAACGACAACAGATCTTCGGGGCTTGGCGTAACAGCCGGCGACCTGGATCGCTACTTCACATTTCTCCGCCATGTTCTTGTGAGTGCAACCGCTACGCGGGCAGCCGGTGAGAGCCTGGACTATGCAGCAGCGGTGACAGAGTCCATGCAACTGGCTCGCGCCACGCACGATGCGGGACGGAAGATCATGTTCATTGGCAACGGCGGCAGCGCGGCAATCGCTAGCCACATGGCGACGGACTATTCCAAAAACGGCGGGCTGCGCGCCATGGCGATGAACGACGGCGCGACGCTGACATGCCTCTCGAACGATCTCGGATATGAGAATGTGTTCTCGACGCAGATCGGCATGCATGCGAACGAAGGTGACCTGCTGGTGGCAATCAGCAGTTCGGGAAGATCGGAAAGCATTACCAAGGCCGTCCGCATGGCCCGGGAAAAAGGTTGCGCCATCATGACTTTGAGCGGCTTCGCGCCGGGCAATCCCCTGCGTGATCTCGGTGACCTGAACTTTTATGTGGCCTCCGATCAATATGGCTATGTGGAGATCGCGCATCTGGCGATTTGCCATGCCGTATTGGATTTCTCCTGCGGGCTTGTCCCGCCTACTCTTTCCTAA
- a CDS encoding AbrB/MazE/SpoVT family DNA-binding domain-containing protein, with protein MASLAVTMKGQITLRRDLLTHLGVKPGERIEFDKLPGGELRVKAARPTGAIDDFIGRHAGKMKKPLTIEEMNEIAASGWAGEE; from the coding sequence ATGGCTTCCCTTGCCGTCACAATGAAAGGGCAAATCACGCTGAGACGGGATTTGCTAACGCACCTTGGGGTCAAACCGGGGGAGCGGATCGAATTCGACAAGTTGCCCGGGGGCGAGCTGCGGGTAAAGGCCGCTCGTCCAACGGGGGCAATCGACGATTTTATCGGTCGGCATGCCGGCAAGATGAAAAAGCCGTTGACCATCGAAGAGATGAACGAAATCGCGGCTTCGGGCTGGGCCGGCGAGGAATGA
- a CDS encoding type II toxin-antitoxin system VapC family toxin, with protein MKVSVDTNVLARAVLQDDAEQGRAAAKLLKEASLIAISLPSLCELVWILRRGARLSKEDVSQTIHDLLNAGNVAMNRPAVEAGLAMLEAGGDFADGVIAHEGAWLGGESFVSFDKQAVELVIRQGQPARLLA; from the coding sequence ATGAAAGTTTCAGTCGATACCAACGTTCTTGCTCGAGCAGTCCTGCAGGATGATGCTGAGCAGGGAAGGGCAGCGGCAAAGCTCCTCAAGGAAGCATCGCTGATCGCGATTTCCCTGCCGAGCTTATGTGAACTGGTCTGGATACTGCGTCGCGGAGCCAGGCTATCAAAGGAAGATGTTTCACAGACGATCCACGACCTGCTCAACGCGGGCAATGTGGCGATGAACCGTCCCGCGGTCGAAGCAGGACTGGCCATGCTGGAGGCCGGTGGCGATTTCGCAGATGGCGTGATTGCGCATGAAGGAGCATGGCTTGGCGGCGAGAGCTTCGTATCTTTCGACAAGCAGGCGGTCGAACTGGTAATCCGCCAAGGCCAACCCGCGCGTCTTCTCGCCTGA
- a CDS encoding ABC transporter ATP-binding protein, protein MAELTLKQVRKSFGALEVIKGIDLEVASGEFVVFVGPSGCGKSTLLRIIAGLEETTSGTLTIGGKDVTYAEPSERGIAMVFQSYALYPHMTVAENIGFGLSLARRPKAEIAAKVAATAETLQLTQLLERKPKALSGGQRQRVAIGRAIIRDPKVFLFDEPLSNLDASLRAQMRLEIADLHARLKSTMIYVTHDQVEAMTMADKIVVLNGGAVEQIGSPMELYRNPATPFVAGFIGSPKMNLYGGETARRMNCTTYGIRPEHIRLSEGAGQWQGGIRHVERLGADAILYLDVPELGEMVVRADGETPFTPGMTVWANPVEGAEHRF, encoded by the coding sequence ATGGCTGAGCTCACTCTCAAGCAAGTTCGCAAGAGCTTTGGCGCCCTTGAAGTCATCAAGGGGATCGATCTGGAGGTTGCCTCCGGCGAGTTCGTCGTTTTCGTCGGCCCGTCTGGATGCGGAAAATCGACGCTGCTGCGCATCATCGCCGGCCTGGAAGAAACGACCTCAGGCACGCTGACCATCGGCGGCAAGGACGTGACCTATGCCGAACCCTCCGAGCGCGGCATTGCCATGGTGTTCCAGAGCTACGCGCTCTACCCGCATATGACCGTTGCCGAGAATATCGGCTTCGGCCTTTCACTCGCCCGCCGCCCGAAGGCGGAAATCGCCGCCAAGGTCGCGGCGACGGCCGAAACGCTGCAGCTCACCCAGTTGCTGGAGAGAAAGCCGAAAGCACTCTCCGGCGGCCAAAGGCAGCGTGTCGCCATCGGCCGCGCGATCATCCGCGATCCCAAGGTCTTCCTGTTCGACGAGCCGCTCTCCAATCTCGACGCTTCGCTCCGCGCCCAGATGCGCCTTGAGATCGCCGATCTCCACGCCCGCCTGAAATCGACGATGATCTATGTCACCCACGACCAGGTCGAAGCCATGACGATGGCGGACAAGATCGTCGTCCTGAACGGCGGCGCGGTCGAACAGATCGGCAGTCCGATGGAGCTCTACCGCAATCCCGCGACACCCTTCGTCGCCGGATTCATCGGCAGCCCGAAGATGAACCTCTATGGCGGCGAGACCGCGCGGCGAATGAACTGCACGACCTACGGCATTCGCCCGGAACATATCAGGCTTTCGGAAGGTGCAGGGCAATGGCAGGGCGGGATCCGGCATGTGGAGCGGCTTGGCGCCGACGCGATCCTCTACCTCGACGTCCCCGAACTCGGCGAGATGGTCGTGCGCGCCGATGGCGAGACGCCGTTTACGCCTGGCATGACGGTCTGGGCAAATCCGGTCGAAGGAGCGGAACATCGGTTCTGA
- a CDS encoding carbohydrate ABC transporter permease has translation MRSVRPYVTGAIALAVAAVIFVMPFVFVALQAVKSKSEASRLDFELPEHWLFWDNLIAVFKARDYQLALAYFNSTLITVASVTILILLSAMVGYVMQRRKTVWNRVASIALFMGLMMPPAVVPTIGLLQEIGLFKTMTGMILIQVAYNLSFSTLLYRSFISTIPRDLDEAALIDGAKPRQIFFRVILPLLKPVTVTNIVVQSIAIFNDFTNPLYYLPGKENVTVQLTLYNFQSMYTSQYNLLFMNILLVTIPPLVVFIFFNRQIVAGMTAGAVKG, from the coding sequence ATGAGAAGCGTCCGCCCTTACGTGACCGGCGCGATAGCCCTTGCGGTGGCGGCCGTCATCTTCGTCATGCCCTTCGTTTTCGTCGCTCTCCAGGCGGTCAAATCGAAATCCGAAGCGTCTCGCCTCGATTTCGAATTGCCCGAGCATTGGCTGTTCTGGGATAATCTGATCGCCGTCTTCAAGGCGCGCGACTACCAGCTCGCGCTCGCCTATTTCAACTCCACGCTGATCACCGTGGCCTCCGTCACGATCCTGATCCTGCTGTCGGCAATGGTCGGATATGTGATGCAGCGCCGCAAGACCGTCTGGAACAGGGTGGCCTCCATTGCCCTGTTCATGGGTCTGATGATGCCGCCAGCCGTCGTGCCCACCATCGGCCTCTTGCAGGAGATCGGTCTCTTCAAGACCATGACCGGGATGATCCTGATCCAGGTCGCCTATAATCTCTCTTTCTCGACCTTGCTCTACCGGTCGTTCATCTCGACCATACCACGCGACCTCGACGAGGCGGCGCTGATCGACGGCGCCAAACCCCGACAGATCTTCTTCAGAGTGATCTTGCCGCTGCTGAAGCCGGTGACCGTCACCAACATCGTCGTCCAATCCATTGCGATCTTCAACGATTTCACCAACCCGCTCTACTACCTTCCCGGCAAGGAGAATGTGACCGTGCAGCTGACGCTCTATAATTTCCAGAGCATGTATACGAGCCAGTACAATCTCCTCTTCATGAATATCCTCCTCGTGACGATCCCGCCGCTGGTCGTCTTCATCTTTTTCAACCGGCAGATCGTCGCCGGCATGACGGCCGGCGCCGTAAAAGGGTAA
- a CDS encoding carbohydrate ABC transporter permease yields the protein MTETRPRSRKSPYPLWFFIPAAIIYGVLFLVPTVSSLWFSLTRWDLSTAEFIGLENFRQFFSEPFLVKGLVNTLIYAVTTSGLKTVCGLLLAVLLTSNIFARGFLRTLVFFPVLVSTIGIGITFTVMMHPTKGIINVTLETLGIPGPGWLTNPALALFSVALVDVWKGVGLATLIFIAGLAAISPDYYEAARIDGATRLQQFFRITLPLVRPATVIVVTLSLIGGLRSFDLIWAMTRGGPGFSSDVVASVIYKQYQAGFYGLSTAGNVILFALIAVIILPFTLWFNRREVEE from the coding sequence ATGACCGAGACACGCCCCCGCTCGCGCAAATCGCCCTACCCGCTGTGGTTTTTCATTCCAGCCGCAATCATCTACGGCGTGCTGTTTCTGGTTCCCACCGTATCCTCTCTCTGGTTCAGCCTCACACGCTGGGATCTTTCGACCGCCGAATTCATCGGGCTCGAAAACTTTCGGCAGTTCTTTTCCGAACCCTTCCTGGTCAAGGGACTGGTCAACACGCTGATCTATGCCGTGACGACATCCGGCCTGAAGACGGTCTGCGGGCTGCTGCTTGCCGTACTCCTGACCAGCAATATCTTTGCCCGCGGCTTCCTGCGCACGCTGGTCTTCTTTCCCGTCCTGGTCTCGACAATCGGCATCGGCATCACCTTCACGGTAATGATGCATCCGACCAAGGGCATCATCAATGTCACGCTCGAGACGCTCGGCATTCCCGGCCCGGGATGGCTCACCAATCCGGCGCTGGCGCTTTTTTCGGTGGCTTTGGTCGATGTCTGGAAGGGTGTCGGCCTCGCCACCTTGATCTTCATCGCCGGGCTTGCCGCGATCAGCCCCGATTATTATGAGGCCGCGCGGATTGACGGCGCCACGCGTCTCCAGCAATTTTTCCGGATCACCCTGCCGCTCGTACGTCCCGCCACTGTCATCGTGGTGACATTGTCGCTGATCGGCGGGCTTCGATCCTTCGATCTGATATGGGCCATGACCCGCGGCGGGCCTGGTTTCTCCTCCGATGTGGTCGCCTCGGTCATCTATAAGCAGTACCAGGCGGGTTTCTACGGCCTGTCGACGGCCGGAAACGTCATCCTGTTTGCGCTGATCGCCGTAATCATCCTGCCATTCACCCTGTGGTTCAACCGGCGCGAGGTCGAGGAATGA
- a CDS encoding ABC transporter substrate-binding protein — MTHRIKLILAGASALFALIAAGPSHADTTLSFLIDNNPDTVAAAEALVAAYQAKAPDVTIEIEPRAGGGEGDNIIKTRLATGEMSDVFLYNSGSLLQALKPAQTLVDLSGLASQAKVDEGFKSVVRADGKIYGVPFGTAMAGGILYNRKIYQDLGLSVPKTWADFMANNAKVKASGKVAVAQTYRDTWTSQLFVLADYYNLHAAVPNFAADYTANKAKYAETPAAMKGFERLKDVHDAGLMNEDFGAASYDDGLRMVATGEAAHYPMLSFAIGALKQNYPENLADVGFFAQPSDDAATNGLTVWMPPALYIPLTSQHAEEAKKFVDFAGSVEGCKIMVETNTVQGPPLIDGCGLPADVPPAVKDMLPYFEAKDKTTPALEFVSPVKGPALEQITVEVGSGIRQPADAAKLYDDDVRKQAKQLGLPNW, encoded by the coding sequence ATGACACATCGGATAAAACTCATTCTTGCGGGCGCGTCCGCGCTTTTTGCACTGATCGCGGCTGGCCCGTCGCATGCAGACACCACGCTGTCATTCCTGATCGACAACAACCCGGACACCGTCGCGGCAGCCGAGGCACTGGTTGCCGCCTATCAGGCAAAGGCGCCTGACGTGACCATCGAAATCGAGCCGCGGGCCGGTGGCGGCGAAGGCGACAACATCATCAAGACGCGCCTGGCGACGGGGGAGATGTCCGATGTGTTTCTCTACAATTCCGGCTCGCTGCTCCAGGCGCTGAAACCCGCGCAGACGCTTGTCGATCTGAGCGGTCTTGCGTCGCAGGCGAAGGTCGACGAAGGCTTCAAATCGGTCGTCCGCGCCGATGGCAAGATCTATGGCGTTCCCTTCGGCACGGCGATGGCGGGCGGCATCCTCTACAACAGGAAAATCTACCAGGACCTCGGCCTCTCCGTCCCGAAGACATGGGCGGACTTCATGGCAAACAACGCGAAGGTCAAGGCATCAGGAAAGGTCGCCGTGGCGCAGACCTATCGCGATACCTGGACCTCGCAGTTATTCGTTCTGGCGGACTATTACAACCTCCATGCCGCCGTGCCGAACTTCGCCGCCGACTACACTGCCAACAAGGCGAAATACGCAGAGACGCCGGCGGCCATGAAAGGCTTCGAACGGCTGAAGGACGTTCACGACGCTGGCCTGATGAACGAGGATTTCGGCGCGGCAAGCTATGACGATGGCCTCAGAATGGTGGCAACGGGCGAGGCAGCGCATTATCCAATGCTGAGCTTCGCAATCGGCGCGCTCAAGCAGAATTATCCCGAGAACCTCGCAGATGTCGGTTTCTTCGCGCAGCCGAGCGACGACGCGGCGACGAATGGCCTGACGGTCTGGATGCCGCCCGCCCTCTACATTCCGCTTACCAGTCAGCACGCAGAGGAAGCGAAGAAATTCGTGGATTTCGCAGGAAGCGTCGAAGGCTGCAAAATCATGGTGGAAACCAACACCGTGCAAGGGCCTCCCTTGATCGACGGCTGCGGTCTGCCTGCCGACGTACCGCCTGCGGTGAAGGACATGCTCCCCTATTTCGAGGCCAAGGACAAGACGACCCCGGCGCTGGAATTTGTTTCGCCGGTCAAGGGGCCGGCTCTCGAGCAGATCACCGTCGAAGTCGGCTCCGGTATTCGCCAGCCGGCCGACGCGGCAAAGCTCTATGACGACGATGTGCGCAAGCAGGCCAAGCAGCTCGGCCTGCCCAACTGGTAG